One part of the Arabidopsis thaliana chromosome 4, partial sequence genome encodes these proteins:
- the HVA22D gene encoding HVA22 homologue D (HVA22 homologue D (HVA22D); CONTAINS InterPro DOMAIN/s: TB2/DP1/HVA22 related protein (InterPro:IPR004345); BEST Arabidopsis thaliana protein match is: HVA22 homologue E (TAIR:AT5G50720.1); Has 30201 Blast hits to 17322 proteins in 780 species: Archae - 12; Bacteria - 1396; Metazoa - 17338; Fungi - 3422; Plants - 5037; Viruses - 0; Other Eukaryotes - 2996 (source: NCBI BLink).) has translation MDKFWTFLTALHSGAGPIVMLLYPLYASVIAMESTTKVDDEQWLAYWIIYSFLSLTELILQSLIEWIPIWYTVKLVFVAWLVLPQFQGAAFIYNRVVREQFKKHGVLRSTHSKPTKPNILHSIFPHREGHEAHSH, from the exons atggaCAAATTTTGGACTTTCCTCACTGCTCTTCATTCAGGCGCTGG GCCTATCGTGATGTTACTTTATCCATT GTACGCATCGGTGATAGCAATGGAGAGCACAACAAAAGTGGACGATGAACAGTGGCTTGCGTATTGGATAATATATTCGTTCCTCTCACTCACGGAACTGATTCTGCAATCGCTTATTGAGTGGATTCCGATTTGGTATACGGTGAAACTTGTGTTCGTGGCTTGGCTAGTTCTTCCTCAGTTTCAAGGCGCAGCTTTTATCTACAACCGTGTTGTTAGAGAACAGTTCAAGAAACACGGCGTCCTCCGCTCCACCCACTCCAAGCCCACCAAGCCCAACATCCTCCACTCCATTTTCCCCCACCGG GAGGGACACGAGGCTCACAGTCACTGA
- the HVA22D gene encoding HVA22 homologue D (HVA22 homologue D (HVA22D); FUNCTIONS IN: molecular_function unknown; INVOLVED IN: in 7 processes; LOCATED IN: cellular_component unknown; EXPRESSED IN: 23 plant structures; EXPRESSED DURING: 15 growth stages; CONTAINS InterPro DOMAIN/s: TB2/DP1/HVA22 related protein (InterPro:IPR004345); BEST Arabidopsis thaliana protein match is: HVA22 homologue E (TAIR:AT5G50720.1).): protein MLLYPLYASVIAMESTTKVDDEQWLAYWIIYSFLSLTELILQSLIEWIPIWYTVKLVFVAWLVLPQFQGAAFIYNRVVREQFKKHGVLRSTHSKPTKPNILHSIFPHRSVPNSLTRDTRLTVTESEGWSRQKKPD from the exons ATGTTACTTTATCCATT GTACGCATCGGTGATAGCAATGGAGAGCACAACAAAAGTGGACGATGAACAGTGGCTTGCGTATTGGATAATATATTCGTTCCTCTCACTCACGGAACTGATTCTGCAATCGCTTATTGAGTGGATTCCGATTTGGTATACGGTGAAACTTGTGTTCGTGGCTTGGCTAGTTCTTCCTCAGTTTCAAGGCGCAGCTTTTATCTACAACCGTGTTGTTAGAGAACAGTTCAAGAAACACGGCGTCCTCCGCTCCACCCACTCCAAGCCCACCAAGCCCAACATCCTCCACTCCATTTTCCCCCACCGG AGTGTGCCTAATTCTCTAAC GAGGGACACGAGGCTCACAGTCACTGAATCAGAAGGGTGGAGCAGACAGAAGAAGCCTGACTAG
- the HVA22D gene encoding HVA22 homologue D (ARABIDOPSIS THALIANA HVA22 HOMOLOGUE D (ATHVA22D); FUNCTIONS IN: molecular_function unknown; INVOLVED IN: in 7 processes; LOCATED IN: cellular_component unknown; EXPRESSED IN: 23 plant structures; EXPRESSED DURING: 15 growth stages; CONTAINS InterPro DOMAIN/s: TB2/DP1/HVA22 related protein (InterPro:IPR004345); BEST Arabidopsis thaliana protein match is: HVA22 homologue E (TAIR:AT5G50720.1); Has 30201 Blast hits to 17322 proteins in 780 species: Archae - 12; Bacteria - 1396; Metazoa - 17338; Fungi - 3422; Plants - 5037; Viruses - 0; Other Eukaryotes - 2996 (source: NCBI BLink).): protein MESTTKVDDEQWLAYWIIYSFLSLTELILQSLIEWIPIWYTVKLVFVAWLVLPQFQGAAFIYNRVVREQFKKHGVLRSTHSKPTKPNILHSIFPHREGHEAHSH, encoded by the exons ATGGAGAGCACAACAAAAGTGGACGATGAACAGTGGCTTGCGTATTGGATAATATATTCGTTCCTCTCACTCACGGAACTGATTCTGCAATCGCTTATTGAGTGGATTCCGATTTGGTATACGGTGAAACTTGTGTTCGTGGCTTGGCTAGTTCTTCCTCAGTTTCAAGGCGCAGCTTTTATCTACAACCGTGTTGTTAGAGAACAGTTCAAGAAACACGGCGTCCTCCGCTCCACCCACTCCAAGCCCACCAAGCCCAACATCCTCCACTCCATTTTCCCCCACCGG GAGGGACACGAGGCTCACAGTCACTGA